A single window of Streptococcus cristatus ATCC 51100 DNA harbors:
- a CDS encoding carbohydrate ABC transporter permease: MTKKDPKQAMLRSLIPGLGQIYNDQKAKGYIFLGVTVAFLAYFVAIALPEIENLITLGEVRGDNSLFMLIRGAFHLILVVFFLIFYGFNLKDAQTVAKQWNNDYPVHTTLKEMFDGIYENGFPYLLIIPSYLAMTFAIIFPVLVTLLIAFTNYDFKHLPPNKLLDWVGFTNFANIWQLSTFRAAFGSVLTWTIIWALAASTLQIVIGIFTAIIANQPFIKGKRIFGVIFLLPWAVPAFITILTFSNMFNDSIGAINTQVIPLLGKVLPFLDGHLIPWKTDPTWTKIALIMMQGWLGFPYIYVLTLGILQSIPNDLYEAAYIDGANAWQKFRNITFPMILAVAAPTLISQYTFNFNNFSIIYLFNAGGPGSVGGGAGSTDILISWIYRLTTGTAPQYSMAAAVTLIISIIVISISMIAFKKLHAFDMEDV; the protein is encoded by the coding sequence ATGACAAAAAAAGATCCCAAACAAGCCATGTTGCGCTCCCTCATTCCAGGGTTGGGGCAAATCTATAATGATCAAAAGGCCAAAGGATACATCTTTCTTGGGGTTACGGTTGCATTCTTAGCTTATTTCGTAGCTATTGCCCTACCAGAAATTGAAAATCTCATCACCCTTGGTGAAGTCCGTGGTGACAACTCACTCTTCATGCTGATCCGCGGCGCCTTCCACCTCATCCTCGTGGTATTTTTCCTGATTTTCTATGGATTTAACTTGAAGGATGCTCAGACGGTTGCTAAACAGTGGAACAATGATTATCCTGTTCATACTACCTTGAAGGAAATGTTTGATGGAATCTATGAAAATGGCTTCCCTTACTTACTCATCATCCCTTCTTATCTGGCAATGACCTTTGCTATCATTTTCCCTGTATTGGTAACGCTCTTGATCGCCTTTACCAACTATGATTTCAAACACTTGCCACCAAATAAATTATTGGATTGGGTTGGCTTTACCAACTTTGCTAATATTTGGCAATTGAGCACCTTCCGTGCGGCCTTTGGTTCTGTCTTGACTTGGACTATCATCTGGGCACTGGCAGCCTCTACTTTGCAAATCGTAATCGGTATTTTCACTGCTATTATTGCCAACCAACCATTCATCAAAGGAAAACGCATCTTCGGTGTTATCTTCCTGCTTCCTTGGGCAGTTCCAGCCTTTATCACTATCCTGACTTTCTCAAACATGTTCAACGATAGTATCGGTGCCATCAACACTCAAGTCATCCCGCTTCTCGGCAAGGTTCTTCCCTTCCTAGATGGACATCTGATTCCGTGGAAGACTGATCCGACTTGGACTAAGATTGCTCTGATTATGATGCAAGGTTGGCTTGGATTCCCTTATATCTACGTCCTGACCTTGGGTATCTTGCAGTCTATTCCAAATGACCTTTACGAAGCAGCTTACATCGACGGAGCCAATGCTTGGCAGAAATTCCGCAACATCACTTTCCCAATGATCTTGGCAGTTGCGGCACCAACTTTGATCAGTCAATACACCTTTAACTTTAATAACTTCTCAATCATCTACCTCTTCAATGCAGGTGGTCCTGGTAGTGTCGGTGGAGGAGCTGGTTCAACCGATATCCTGATCTCTTGGATTTATCGTTTGACCACAGGTACAGCACCGCAATATTCAATGGCGGCGGCCGTTACCCTCATCATCTCCATCATCGTCATCTCTATCTCTATGATTGCCTTCAAGAAACTACACGCATTTGATATGGAGGATGTATAA
- a CDS encoding extracellular solute-binding protein translates to MKNKMLKSVAVLGTVALAGFILTACGSKSSKKDTAASNELTAYVDEGYKSYMEEAAKAYEKETGTKVTIKTGDALTGLDNLSLDNQSGKSPDVMMAPYDRVGSLGADGQLSEVELGKDAKADNTTKSLVTIDGTTYGAPAVIETLVMYYNKDLIQKAPTTFAELEELAKDSKYAFEGEDGKTSAFLADWTNFYYAYGLLSGNGAYVFGKDGTDPKDIGLANEGSIKGIEYAKTWYAKWPKGMQDTEGASNLIQTQFQGGKTAAIIDGPWKAASLKEAKVNYGVATIPTLPNGKEYKAFGGGKAWVIPAGSKNVDGAQKFVNFLASTAQQKALYDATNEVPANTEAREYAVSKKDELTDAVVKQFKSAEPMPNISEMSTVWDPAKNMLFDAVSGKKDAKTSAEDAVKLIKETIDQKFGNK, encoded by the coding sequence ATGAAAAACAAAATGTTGAAGAGCGTTGCTGTTCTCGGTACTGTTGCTTTAGCAGGTTTTATTTTGACAGCCTGCGGTAGCAAATCTTCTAAAAAAGACACTGCTGCAAGCAATGAGCTCACTGCATATGTAGACGAAGGCTACAAGAGCTACATGGAAGAAGCTGCCAAAGCTTACGAAAAAGAAACTGGCACTAAAGTTACTATTAAAACTGGGGATGCTCTTACAGGTCTTGATAACCTTTCACTTGACAACCAGTCTGGTAAATCTCCAGATGTCATGATGGCACCATACGACCGCGTGGGAAGCCTAGGTGCTGACGGACAACTTTCAGAAGTTGAGTTGGGCAAAGATGCAAAAGCTGACAATACTACTAAATCTTTGGTAACAATCGACGGAACTACTTACGGTGCTCCTGCTGTTATCGAGACTTTGGTAATGTACTATAACAAAGACCTGATCCAAAAAGCTCCTACAACATTTGCTGAACTTGAAGAATTGGCTAAAGACAGCAAGTACGCTTTCGAAGGTGAAGATGGCAAAACTTCTGCTTTCCTTGCTGACTGGACAAACTTCTACTATGCTTACGGTCTCCTTTCTGGAAACGGTGCTTATGTCTTTGGTAAAGACGGTACAGATCCTAAAGATATCGGTTTGGCTAACGAAGGTTCTATCAAAGGAATTGAGTACGCTAAAACTTGGTATGCAAAATGGCCTAAAGGTATGCAAGATACAGAAGGCGCTTCTAACTTGATCCAAACTCAATTCCAAGGTGGAAAAACTGCTGCAATCATCGACGGACCTTGGAAAGCTGCATCTCTTAAAGAAGCTAAAGTAAACTACGGCGTAGCAACTATCCCAACACTTCCAAACGGAAAAGAATACAAAGCCTTTGGTGGTGGTAAAGCTTGGGTCATCCCTGCTGGTTCTAAGAACGTTGACGGCGCACAAAAATTCGTTAACTTCCTTGCATCAACTGCACAACAAAAAGCTCTTTACGATGCAACAAACGAAGTTCCTGCTAACACAGAAGCACGTGAATACGCTGTAAGCAAGAAAGATGAATTGACAGACGCAGTTGTTAAACAGTTCAAATCTGCAGAACCAATGCCAAACATCTCTGAAATGAGTACTGTTTGGGATCCAGCTAAGAACATGCTCTTCGATGCTGTAAGCGGCAAGAAAGATGCTAAAACTTCAGCTGAAGATGCTGTTAAATTGATCAAAGAAACTATCGATCAAAAATTCGGCAACAAATAA
- the malQ gene encoding 4-alpha-glucanotransferase translates to MKARQSGVLMHISSLPGKYGIGSFGQSAYDFVDFLVRTKQRYWQILPLGTTSYGDSPYQSFSAFAGNTHFIDLDFLIDEGLLAEEDLKGVDFGDDPKAVDYAKVFEARRPLLEKAVARFLKVGDLDKFRHFVAENAAWLELFAEYMAVKEHFDLKAWTEWPDEAIRRRQPESLASYREKLADKLEYHRVTQYLFFKQWLELKKYANDHHIEIVGDMPIYVAADSADVWAQPHFFKTDKQGRPVKVAGCPPDEFSETGQLWGNPIYNWDAMDQDGYAWWIERLRESFKIYDIVRIDHFRGFESYWEVPAESDTAATGHWVKGPGYKLFAAVKEALGDLNIIAEDLGFMTDEVIELRERTGFPGMKILQFAFNPDDESIDSPHLAPHNSVMYTGTHDNNTVLGWYKDEIDDPTREYMAQYTNRKEYETVPHAMLRTIFASVSYMAIATMQDLLELDGSARMNLPSTIGGNWAWRMTAEELNPIVEGQLYHLTKVYRRLNTDLLS, encoded by the coding sequence ATGAAAGCGAGACAAAGTGGTGTATTGATGCACATTTCCTCTTTGCCAGGCAAGTACGGGATTGGTTCTTTTGGTCAGTCTGCTTATGATTTTGTGGATTTCTTAGTTAGAACGAAGCAACGTTATTGGCAAATCTTGCCTTTGGGAACGACTAGTTACGGGGACTCCCCTTACCAGTCTTTCTCAGCCTTTGCAGGGAATACTCACTTTATTGATTTGGATTTCTTGATTGACGAAGGCCTGTTGGCAGAAGAAGATCTAAAAGGCGTTGATTTTGGTGATGATCCAAAAGCTGTAGATTATGCAAAAGTATTTGAAGCACGTCGTCCTCTTTTGGAAAAAGCGGTTGCTCGTTTCCTTAAAGTTGGCGATCTTGACAAATTCCGTCACTTTGTTGCGGAAAATGCAGCTTGGTTAGAGCTTTTTGCGGAATACATGGCTGTTAAAGAGCATTTTGATCTGAAAGCTTGGACAGAATGGCCAGATGAAGCGATTCGTCGTCGCCAACCAGAAAGCTTGGCTAGCTATCGTGAGAAATTGGCAGACAAGCTGGAGTACCACCGTGTAACTCAATATCTCTTCTTTAAACAATGGTTGGAACTCAAGAAATATGCCAATGACCATCACATCGAAATCGTTGGTGACATGCCAATCTATGTAGCTGCTGACAGTGCAGATGTCTGGGCTCAGCCTCACTTCTTCAAGACAGATAAGCAAGGTCGTCCAGTTAAAGTTGCTGGCTGCCCACCAGATGAATTTTCAGAGACTGGCCAATTATGGGGTAACCCAATTTATAATTGGGATGCCATGGATCAAGATGGCTATGCTTGGTGGATTGAGCGTCTTCGCGAAAGCTTCAAGATTTACGACATTGTTCGGATCGACCACTTCCGTGGCTTTGAGTCTTATTGGGAAGTGCCAGCTGAGTCTGACACAGCGGCTACTGGTCACTGGGTCAAAGGTCCAGGTTATAAGCTGTTTGCCGCAGTGAAAGAAGCTTTAGGTGATTTGAACATCATTGCAGAAGACCTTGGATTCATGACGGATGAAGTCATTGAATTGCGTGAACGAACTGGCTTCCCAGGTATGAAGATTCTGCAATTCGCTTTCAATCCAGATGATGAAAGCATTGATAGTCCACACTTGGCTCCACATAACTCTGTGATGTACACTGGTACTCACGACAATAATACTGTATTGGGCTGGTATAAGGATGAGATCGATGATCCAACCCGTGAATACATGGCTCAGTATACCAACCGCAAAGAATACGAAACGGTGCCACATGCAATGCTTCGTACAATCTTTGCTTCCGTTAGCTACATGGCTATCGCAACGATGCAAGATCTGCTAGAGCTAGATGGCTCTGCCCGCATGAACCTGCCTTCTACAATTGGCGGCAACTGGGCATGGCGGATGACAGCTGAAGAGCTAAACCCTATCGTAGAAGGTCAGCTTTATCATTTGACTAAGGTCTATCGTCGTCTGAATACGGACTTACTTTCATAA
- the glgP gene encoding glycogen/starch/alpha-glucan family phosphorylase: MSNLQTYIQKTYQKQIADCSNEELYLALLNYTKLASAQKPVNTGKKKLYYISAEFLIGKLLSNNLINLGLYDDVKHELAAAGKDLIEVEEVELEPSLGNGGLGRLAACFLDSIATLGLNGDGVGLNYHFGLFQQVLKNNEQTTIPNFWLTEQNWLVRSSRSYQVPFAHFTLTSTLYDIDVPGYKTATKNRLRLFDLDSVDSSIIKEGIEFDKTDIAHNLTLFLYPDDSDKQGELLRIFQQYFMVSNGAQLIIDEAIEKGSNLHDLADYAVVQINDTHPSLVIPELIRLLTARGIELDEAISIVRSMTAYTNHTILAEALEKWPLEFLQEVVPHLVPIIEELDRRVKAEYKDPAVQIIDESGRVHMAHMDIHYGYSVNGVAALHTEILKNSELKAFYDIYPEKFNNKTNGITFRRWLMHANPRLSSYLDELLGRDWHHDAAKLEGLLDFAGKQEVKEKLEGIKSHNKRKLARHLKEAQGVEINPDSIFDIQIKRLHEYKRQQMNALYVIHKYLDIKAGNIPARPITVFFGGKAAPAYTIAQDIIHLILCLSEIIANDPAVAPHLQVVMVENYNVTASSFLIAAGDISEQISLASKEASGTGNMKFMLNGALTLGTMDGANVEIAELVGKDNIYIFGEDSETVIDLYAKAAYKSSEFYARPAIKPLVDFIISDAVLAVGKKERLERLYNELINKDWFMTLLDLEDYIKVKEQMLADYEDRDAWLDKVIVNIAKAGFFSADRTIQQYNDEVWHLEN; the protein is encoded by the coding sequence ATGTCAAACTTACAAACATATATCCAAAAAACTTATCAAAAGCAAATTGCTGATTGTAGTAATGAAGAGCTTTATCTGGCTCTCTTGAACTACACAAAATTAGCGAGCGCCCAAAAGCCAGTTAATACTGGTAAAAAGAAACTCTACTACATCTCTGCTGAGTTTCTGATTGGTAAACTCTTGTCAAACAACTTGATTAACTTGGGTCTTTATGACGATGTGAAGCATGAATTGGCAGCGGCAGGCAAAGACCTGATCGAAGTCGAAGAAGTAGAATTGGAACCATCTCTTGGTAATGGTGGTTTGGGCCGTTTGGCAGCCTGCTTCTTGGACTCTATCGCAACACTTGGATTGAACGGTGACGGTGTGGGCCTTAACTACCACTTCGGTCTTTTCCAACAAGTCCTTAAAAACAATGAGCAAACAACTATTCCAAACTTCTGGTTGACTGAGCAAAACTGGTTGGTTCGCTCAAGTCGTAGCTACCAAGTGCCATTTGCGCACTTCACCTTGACATCAACTCTTTACGATATTGATGTTCCTGGTTACAAGACAGCTACTAAAAACCGTTTGCGCTTGTTTGACTTGGATTCAGTTGATTCTTCCATCATCAAAGAGGGAATCGAATTTGACAAGACAGATATCGCTCACAACTTGACTCTTTTCCTGTATCCAGATGATAGCGACAAGCAAGGTGAATTGCTCCGTATCTTCCAACAATACTTCATGGTTTCAAACGGTGCACAATTGATCATCGATGAAGCGATCGAAAAAGGAAGCAACTTGCATGACCTTGCAGACTACGCAGTTGTACAAATCAACGATACTCACCCATCACTGGTTATTCCTGAGTTGATCCGTCTTTTGACTGCGCGTGGTATCGAGCTTGATGAAGCGATCTCAATCGTACGTAGCATGACTGCCTACACAAACCACACTATCCTTGCTGAAGCCCTTGAAAAATGGCCTCTTGAATTCTTGCAAGAAGTGGTTCCTCACTTGGTACCAATCATCGAAGAATTGGATCGTCGTGTCAAAGCAGAATACAAAGATCCAGCTGTTCAAATCATCGATGAGAGCGGCCGTGTTCACATGGCACACATGGATATCCACTATGGCTACAGCGTCAACGGGGTTGCAGCACTCCACACTGAAATCTTGAAGAACTCTGAGTTGAAAGCTTTCTACGATATTTATCCAGAGAAATTCAACAACAAGACAAACGGTATCACATTCCGTCGTTGGCTCATGCACGCTAACCCACGTTTGTCCAGCTACTTAGATGAACTTCTTGGTCGCGATTGGCACCATGATGCTGCTAAGTTGGAAGGTCTACTTGACTTTGCTGGCAAGCAAGAAGTGAAAGAAAAGCTGGAAGGCATTAAGTCTCACAACAAGCGTAAATTGGCTCGTCACTTGAAGGAAGCTCAAGGTGTAGAAATCAATCCAGATTCTATCTTTGATATCCAAATCAAGCGTCTACACGAGTACAAACGCCAACAAATGAATGCATTGTATGTCATCCACAAATACTTGGACATCAAGGCTGGTAACATTCCTGCTCGTCCAATCACTGTCTTCTTTGGTGGTAAGGCAGCGCCTGCTTACACAATTGCCCAAGACATCATTCACTTGATCCTTTGCTTGTCAGAAATCATCGCGAATGACCCGGCAGTGGCACCACACTTGCAAGTGGTTATGGTTGAGAACTATAACGTTACAGCATCAAGCTTCTTGATTGCAGCTGGTGATATTTCTGAGCAAATCTCACTTGCTTCTAAAGAAGCTTCAGGTACTGGTAACATGAAATTCATGCTCAACGGTGCTTTGACACTTGGTACCATGGACGGTGCTAACGTGGAAATCGCTGAGTTGGTTGGCAAAGACAACATCTACATCTTTGGTGAAGATTCGGAAACTGTTATCGATCTTTATGCAAAAGCAGCCTACAAATCAAGCGAATTTTACGCTCGTCCAGCTATCAAACCGTTGGTTGACTTTATCATCAGCGATGCTGTTCTTGCAGTAGGTAAGAAAGAACGCTTGGAACGTCTTTACAATGAATTGATCAACAAAGACTGGTTCATGACGCTTCTTGACTTGGAAGACTACATCAAAGTTAAAGAGCAAATGCTTGCTGACTACGAAGACCGCGATGCATGGTTGGATAAAGTGATCGTTAACATTGCAAAAGCTGGCTTCTTCTCAGCAGACCGTACAATCCAACAATACAATGATGAAGTATGGCATTTGGAGAACTAA
- a CDS encoding ABC transporter permease: MKKKPIYLYVLLGLATAGSLWGLVSKFSSSNDAVESLLKGMEEPVKSQFATYFSKSAELSGSLLSNVFFYASLLLLIAAWFFVFKKDIFKANLIYIANVLIGLIGTAYGYVVAKGIATSSFSDPTLLSTQILGLNMSVGFSVVLSLIFLSIVVFKLIKQQKEAETVEVAEEE; encoded by the coding sequence ATGAAAAAGAAACCGATTTATCTCTATGTCTTACTGGGGTTAGCAACAGCTGGCAGTTTATGGGGGCTTGTGTCGAAGTTCTCCTCTTCTAATGATGCAGTGGAATCCTTGCTTAAAGGCATGGAAGAGCCAGTAAAATCTCAGTTTGCAACTTATTTTAGCAAAAGCGCGGAACTGTCCGGTTCGCTACTAAGTAATGTTTTCTTTTATGCTAGCCTGCTCCTTTTGATAGCAGCATGGTTCTTCGTTTTTAAGAAAGACATCTTTAAAGCAAATCTTATTTACATCGCGAACGTTCTTATTGGCTTGATTGGAACAGCGTATGGTTATGTGGTAGCAAAAGGGATTGCAACTTCTTCCTTCTCGGATCCAACATTACTTTCAACTCAGATACTGGGGTTGAATATGAGTGTCGGCTTCTCTGTCGTTCTTAGCCTCATCTTCCTTTCGATTGTTGTCTTTAAGCTGATCAAGCAGCAAAAGGAAGCTGAAACTGTAGAAGTAGCTGAAGAAGAATAA
- the nrdI gene encoding class Ib ribonucleoside-diphosphate reductase assembly flavoprotein NrdI, whose product MEQINMKVSLVYISLSGNTESFVRRLSDYLLEQHPSLEIEKIHIKDLVKEGHPFFEMANPFITFLPTYLEGGNGVDNGDVEILTTDVADFIAYGQNASKCLGVIGSGNRNFNNQYCLTAKQYSQRFGFPVLADFEMRGMLGDIKKVAGIIEELYEIKA is encoded by the coding sequence ATGGAGCAAATAAACATGAAAGTTTCCTTAGTTTATATCAGCTTGAGTGGCAATACAGAGAGTTTTGTCCGTCGTTTGAGTGACTATTTATTAGAGCAGCATCCGAGTCTAGAGATTGAGAAAATCCATATCAAAGACTTAGTGAAAGAGGGGCATCCGTTCTTTGAAATGGCCAATCCCTTCATCACTTTTCTACCGACCTATCTGGAAGGTGGTAATGGTGTGGATAATGGCGATGTCGAGATTCTTACGACAGATGTGGCCGATTTTATAGCTTATGGACAGAATGCTAGCAAGTGTTTGGGAGTTATCGGAAGTGGCAATCGTAACTTTAACAACCAGTACTGCCTGACTGCTAAGCAATACAGCCAACGTTTTGGTTTCCCCGTTTTAGCTGATTTTGAAATGCGTGGTATGTTAGGCGATATTAAAAAAGTAGCTGGCATTATCGAGGAATTGTACGAAATAAAAGCATAA
- the argS gene encoding arginine--tRNA ligase, with amino-acid sequence MDNKQLIASELAKVIDSLDQSAISNLLEQPKSSDLGDIAFPAFSLAKVERKAPQVIAADIAEKIDPSHFEKVVATGPYVNFFLNKAKISDQVIKEVIKEGADYGQQNEGQGGNITIDLSSPNIAKPFSVGHLRSTVIGDALSNIFRKMGYNTIKINHLGDWGKQFGLLMVAYKKWGNKEAVEANPIDELLQLYVRINAEIENDPALDEEGRLWFKKLEDGDPEATELWQWFRDESLVEFNRIYELLGVEFDSLNGEAFYNDKMDEAVKILEDKGLLKESKGASIVDLDDVNLPPAMIKKSDGATLYITRDIATAMYRARTYNFVKNVYVVGQEQSNHFRQLKAVLKKMGFDWSDDMIHVDFGLVTKNRQKLSTRKGNIILLEPTLQEAISRAKAQIEEKNPNLENKEAVAHAVGVGAVKFYDLKTDRRNGYDFDLEAMVSFEGETGPYVQYAYARIQSILRKADFKPSLDANYNLNDAESWEIIKLIQDFARVVKRAADNFEPSLIAKYAISLAQAFNKYYAHTRILDENPERDSRLALSYTTAVVLKEALRMLGVEAPEKM; translated from the coding sequence ATGGATAATAAACAATTAATCGCTAGCGAGTTGGCCAAAGTTATTGACAGCTTGGACCAAAGCGCTATCTCTAACCTACTAGAGCAACCGAAAAGTTCCGATCTTGGAGACATTGCCTTCCCAGCTTTCTCACTTGCAAAAGTAGAACGCAAGGCTCCTCAAGTTATCGCTGCAGATATTGCTGAAAAGATCGACCCAAGTCACTTTGAGAAAGTTGTCGCAACTGGACCTTATGTCAACTTCTTCCTCAACAAAGCTAAAATCTCTGATCAAGTCATCAAAGAAGTCATCAAGGAAGGCGCTGACTATGGTCAACAGAACGAGGGTCAGGGCGGAAATATCACCATCGACCTTTCCAGTCCTAACATTGCAAAACCTTTCTCTGTCGGTCACTTGCGTTCAACCGTTATCGGTGATGCCTTGTCCAATATCTTCCGCAAGATGGGCTACAATACCATCAAGATCAACCACTTAGGTGACTGGGGCAAGCAATTCGGTCTCCTCATGGTTGCCTACAAGAAATGGGGCAACAAGGAAGCCGTTGAAGCTAACCCAATCGATGAACTCTTGCAACTCTACGTTCGCATCAATGCCGAAATCGAAAACGACCCAGCCTTGGATGAAGAAGGTCGCCTCTGGTTCAAGAAACTGGAAGATGGCGATCCAGAAGCAACAGAACTTTGGCAATGGTTCCGTGACGAAAGTCTGGTTGAATTTAACCGCATCTATGAATTGCTCGGCGTTGAATTCGATAGCTTAAACGGAGAAGCCTTCTACAATGACAAGATGGACGAGGCCGTGAAAATTCTGGAAGACAAGGGTCTCCTGAAAGAATCAAAAGGCGCTAGCATTGTGGACTTGGATGATGTCAACCTGCCACCAGCTATGATTAAAAAATCAGACGGTGCTACGCTTTACATCACCCGTGATATTGCCACTGCTATGTACCGTGCACGCACTTACAACTTCGTCAAGAATGTTTATGTCGTTGGTCAAGAACAATCAAACCACTTCCGTCAGCTCAAGGCCGTCCTTAAGAAGATGGGATTTGACTGGAGCGATGATATGATCCACGTGGACTTTGGTCTGGTTACGAAAAACCGCCAAAAACTTTCAACACGTAAAGGAAACATCATCCTTCTGGAACCAACTCTGCAAGAAGCAATCAGCCGTGCAAAAGCTCAAATTGAAGAGAAGAATCCAAATCTGGAAAACAAAGAAGCTGTTGCCCATGCAGTTGGTGTCGGTGCCGTTAAATTCTACGACCTTAAAACTGACCGCCGCAATGGTTACGACTTTGATTTGGAAGCGATGGTTTCCTTTGAAGGTGAAACTGGACCGTATGTGCAATATGCCTATGCACGTATCCAGTCTATCCTACGCAAGGCAGACTTCAAGCCAAGTCTTGATGCCAACTACAACCTCAACGATGCTGAAAGCTGGGAAATTATCAAACTGATCCAAGACTTCGCTCGCGTAGTTAAACGTGCAGCTGATAACTTTGAGCCATCTCTGATTGCCAAATACGCGATCAGCCTAGCTCAAGCCTTCAATAAATACTATGCTCACACTCGCATCTTGGATGAAAATCCTGAACGCGACAGCCGTCTAGCTCTCAGCTACACTACTGCTGTTGTGCTGAAGGAAGCTCTCCGCATGCTTGGTGTAGAAGCACCAGAAAAAATGTAA
- the argR gene encoding arginine repressor — MRKSERHQLIKWMIKEEKLGTQKDIQKRLEDEGIFVTQTTLSRDLREIGLTKLKKDGQVYYVLAHEAEELDLAGFLASHVQAVSRAEFTLVFRTGLGEATVLANVVDGSLDSRILGTVAGANTLLVICRDQEAAREIETSVKEGME, encoded by the coding sequence ATGAGAAAAAGCGAGCGTCATCAGCTTATTAAATGGATGATCAAGGAAGAAAAGTTAGGAACACAAAAGGATATTCAAAAAAGACTGGAAGACGAGGGGATATTTGTAACCCAAACAACCCTCTCGCGGGACCTAAGAGAGATTGGCCTGACCAAGCTGAAGAAAGACGGGCAAGTCTACTATGTGCTGGCTCATGAAGCAGAGGAGTTGGACTTAGCTGGATTTTTGGCCAGTCATGTTCAGGCTGTTTCTAGAGCGGAGTTTACGCTGGTTTTCCGTACAGGACTGGGCGAAGCGACGGTCTTGGCAAATGTGGTAGATGGTTCTCTGGATAGTCGGATTTTAGGAACCGTTGCAGGGGCCAATACCTTGCTGGTGATTTGCCGGGATCAGGAAGCGGCTAGAGAAATCGAGACGAGTGTCAAAGAAGGCATGGAATAG